The following proteins are co-located in the Streptomyces sp. NBC_01198 genome:
- a CDS encoding alpha/beta hydrolase family protein: MDSAAEAEDMRFCVSPLTSGGRSAVLLTSDGIAIEAEHLRAADGGRDLAIVVAHGFTGALERPAVRRAAAVLRRSGGVLTFSFRGHGRSGGHSTVGDREVLDLDAAVRWARRLGYARVAVVGFSMGASVVLRHAGADPDAGLSPVDAVVSVSSPARWYYRGTAPMRRLHWVVTRPTGRLVSRLGLRTRIHPADWDPVPRSPVESVPYIVPTPLLIVHGDRDGYFPLDHPHSLAAAAGEGGAELWIEPGFGHAENAADAALLGRIGDWLTARVGAR, encoded by the coding sequence ATGGACAGCGCTGCCGAGGCCGAGGACATGCGTTTCTGTGTTTCACCGCTCACTTCGGGTGGCCGGAGCGCGGTTCTGTTGACGTCCGACGGTATAGCGATCGAAGCCGAACACCTGCGTGCCGCCGATGGTGGACGCGATCTGGCCATCGTCGTCGCGCACGGCTTCACCGGCGCCCTGGAGCGGCCCGCGGTCCGCCGGGCCGCCGCGGTGCTCCGCCGCAGCGGCGGAGTGCTGACGTTCTCCTTCCGCGGGCACGGCCGCTCCGGCGGCCACTCCACGGTCGGCGACCGCGAGGTGCTCGACCTGGACGCGGCGGTGCGCTGGGCGCGGCGGCTCGGCTACGCCCGGGTGGCGGTGGTCGGCTTCTCGATGGGCGCCTCGGTGGTGCTGCGGCACGCGGGCGCCGACCCCGACGCGGGCCTGTCGCCGGTCGACGCGGTGGTCTCGGTCAGCTCGCCCGCCCGCTGGTACTACCGCGGTACGGCGCCGATGCGCCGGCTGCACTGGGTGGTGACCAGGCCCACGGGGCGGCTGGTCTCCCGGCTGGGCCTGCGCACCCGGATCCACCCGGCCGACTGGGACCCGGTGCCGCGCTCCCCGGTGGAGTCGGTGCCGTACATCGTGCCGACGCCGCTGCTGATCGTGCACGGCGACCGCGACGGCTACTTCCCGCTGGACCACCCGCACTCGCTCGCCGCCGCCGCCGGTGAGGGCGGCGCCGAGCTGTGGATCGAGCCCGGTTTCGGGCACGCGGAGAACGCCGCGGACGCGGCCCTGCTCGGCCGGATCGGCGACTGGCTGACCGCCCGTGTTGGAGCGCGGTGA
- a CDS encoding response regulator transcription factor, which produces MSSLLLLTNALQPSTEVLPALGLLLHSVRVAPAEGPALVDTPGADVILIDGRRDLPQVRSLCQLLRSTGPGCPLMLVVTEGGLAAVTADWGIDDVLLDTAGPAEVEARLRLAMGRQQITGDDSPMEIRNGDLSVDEATYSAKLKGRVLDLTFKEFELLKYLAQHPGRVFTRAQLLQEVWGYDYFGGTRTVDVHVRRLRAKLGVEHESLIGTVRNVGYRFVTPEKVERAAEEAARSEAAQGHGTDRQESRSSAEQTV; this is translated from the coding sequence GTGAGTTCTCTGCTGCTGCTGACCAACGCACTCCAGCCGTCCACCGAGGTGCTGCCCGCGCTCGGGCTGCTGCTGCACAGCGTGCGGGTGGCCCCCGCCGAGGGCCCCGCCCTGGTCGACACCCCCGGCGCCGACGTGATCCTGATCGACGGCCGCCGCGACCTTCCGCAGGTGCGCAGCCTGTGCCAGCTGCTGCGCTCCACCGGCCCCGGCTGCCCGCTGATGCTGGTCGTCACCGAGGGCGGCCTCGCCGCGGTGACCGCGGACTGGGGGATCGACGACGTGCTGCTCGACACCGCGGGCCCGGCCGAGGTCGAGGCACGGCTGCGGCTGGCGATGGGCCGCCAGCAGATCACCGGCGACGACAGCCCGATGGAGATCCGCAACGGCGACCTGTCGGTCGACGAGGCCACCTACAGCGCGAAGCTCAAGGGCCGGGTCCTGGACCTGACCTTCAAGGAGTTCGAGCTGCTGAAGTACCTGGCGCAGCACCCGGGGCGGGTCTTCACCCGAGCCCAGCTGCTCCAGGAGGTCTGGGGCTACGACTACTTCGGCGGTACGCGGACGGTGGACGTGCACGTGCGGCGGCTGCGGGCGAAGTTGGGCGTGGAGCACGAGTCGCTGATCGGCACGGTCCGCAACGTCGGCTACCGCTTCGTGACTCCGGAGAAGGTCGAGCGGGCCGCCGAGGAGGCCGCGCGCAGCGAGGCGGCACAGGGCCACGGGACCGACCGGCAGGAGAGCCGTTCATCGGCTGAACAGACCGTATGA
- a CDS encoding LacI family DNA-binding transcriptional regulator, with product MPKVTRDDVARLAGTSTAVVSYVINNGPRPVAPATRERVLAAIKQLGYRPDRVAQAMASRRTDLIGLIVPDARQPFFAEMAHAVEQAASERGKMVLVGNSDYLDEREVHYLRAFLGMRVSGLILISQGLSDNAATEIDAWDARVVLLHERPEAIDDIAVRTDDIGGAQLAVRHLLEHGHDYVACLGGTEVTPVIGDPVTDHVVGWRRAMEEAGRSTEGRLFQAPYNRYDAYKVALGLLAGPDRPPAIFCATDDQAIGLLRAARELRIDVPEQLAVAGFDDVKEAALADPPLTTVASDRQGMARAAVDAVLDDSLRVPGARRERLRQFPSRLVVRGSCGCH from the coding sequence GTGCCCAAGGTGACGCGCGACGACGTGGCCAGGCTGGCGGGGACCTCCACCGCGGTCGTCAGCTACGTCATCAACAACGGACCCCGGCCGGTAGCCCCGGCCACCCGCGAGCGAGTGCTCGCGGCCATCAAGCAGCTCGGCTATCGCCCGGACCGTGTGGCCCAGGCGATGGCCAGCCGCCGTACCGACCTGATCGGCCTGATCGTCCCCGACGCGCGCCAGCCCTTCTTCGCGGAGATGGCGCACGCGGTCGAGCAGGCCGCGTCCGAGCGCGGGAAAATGGTGCTGGTCGGCAACTCCGACTACCTCGACGAACGCGAGGTCCACTACCTGCGGGCCTTCCTCGGCATGCGGGTGTCCGGGCTGATCCTGATCAGCCAGGGCCTCAGTGACAACGCTGCCACCGAGATCGACGCCTGGGACGCCCGGGTGGTGCTGCTGCACGAGCGGCCCGAGGCCATCGACGACATCGCGGTGCGCACCGACGACATCGGCGGCGCGCAGCTGGCGGTACGCCACCTGCTTGAGCACGGCCACGACTACGTCGCCTGCCTGGGCGGCACCGAGGTCACCCCGGTGATCGGCGACCCCGTCACCGACCACGTCGTCGGCTGGCGGCGGGCCATGGAGGAAGCGGGGCGGTCCACCGAGGGCCGCCTCTTCCAGGCCCCCTACAACCGCTACGACGCCTACAAGGTCGCGCTCGGCCTGCTGGCAGGACCGGACCGGCCGCCGGCCATCTTCTGCGCCACCGACGACCAGGCGATCGGGCTGCTGCGGGCCGCCCGCGAGCTGCGGATCGACGTACCCGAGCAGCTGGCCGTCGCCGGCTTCGACGACGTCAAGGAGGCCGCGCTCGCCGACCCGCCGCTGACCACGGTGGCCTCCGACCGGCAGGGCATGGCCAGGGCCGCGGTGGACGCGGTGCTCGACGACTCGCTGCGGGTGCCAGGCGCCAGGCGGGAGCGGCTGCGGCAGTTCCCGTCCCGGCTGGTCGTCCGCGGGTCCTGCGGCTGCCACTGA
- a CDS encoding S1C family serine protease has translation MTESSRNGGEPQHSHDPLYYGPTAPVPSSPPTPSPEGEAPAEAAGPQGYGGFPPPPPYGPLPPTGGPGEGGGGHQRRARKPVVFFAAAAIVAGVIGGGVGALVGNATDNSAGAPTATNGGSAVVNAAALDGTVAGVVKAVDPSVVEINATSGQGKATGSGIIITGDGQVVTNNHVVAGADQISVTYTNGKTASASVVGTDSGKDLALIKIQGAANLPAATLGDSSSVAIGDQVVAIGSPEGLSNTVTSGIVSALNRDVTVPVENGQSQGQGFGGNGNGSGQGDQWPFSFGGNQYNGSTGSSTTTYKAIQTDASLNPGNSGGALISMSGQIIGINSAMFSDSSSGSSSSSSSGSVGLGFAIPVNTVKADLATLRGGGTN, from the coding sequence ATGACCGAGAGCAGCCGCAACGGCGGCGAACCCCAGCACTCGCACGACCCGCTCTACTACGGCCCCACGGCCCCGGTCCCGTCCTCCCCGCCGACCCCGTCGCCCGAGGGTGAGGCGCCGGCCGAGGCCGCGGGCCCCCAGGGCTACGGCGGCTTCCCCCCGCCGCCCCCGTACGGCCCGCTCCCCCCGACCGGCGGCCCCGGTGAGGGCGGCGGCGGCCACCAGCGGCGGGCCCGCAAGCCCGTGGTGTTCTTCGCCGCCGCCGCGATCGTCGCCGGAGTGATCGGCGGCGGAGTCGGCGCGCTGGTGGGCAACGCCACCGACAACTCGGCCGGCGCCCCTACCGCGACCAACGGCGGTTCCGCCGTGGTGAACGCCGCCGCGCTCGACGGCACCGTGGCCGGCGTCGTCAAGGCCGTCGACCCCAGCGTCGTCGAGATCAACGCGACCTCCGGCCAGGGCAAGGCCACCGGTTCCGGCATCATCATCACCGGCGACGGCCAGGTCGTCACCAACAACCACGTCGTCGCGGGCGCCGACCAGATCAGCGTCACGTACACCAACGGCAAGACCGCGAGCGCGAGCGTCGTCGGCACCGACTCGGGCAAGGACCTGGCCCTGATCAAGATCCAGGGCGCCGCGAACCTGCCCGCCGCCACCCTCGGCGACTCCTCCTCGGTGGCCATCGGCGACCAGGTCGTCGCCATCGGCTCCCCCGAGGGCCTGAGCAACACCGTGACCAGCGGCATCGTCTCCGCGCTCAACCGCGACGTGACCGTCCCCGTCGAGAACGGGCAGAGCCAGGGCCAGGGCTTCGGCGGCAACGGCAACGGCAGCGGTCAGGGCGACCAGTGGCCGTTCTCCTTCGGCGGCAACCAGTACAACGGGTCCACCGGCAGCTCGACCACCACGTACAAGGCGATCCAGACCGACGCCTCGCTCAACCCCGGCAACTCCGGCGGCGCCCTGATCAGCATGAGCGGCCAGATCATCGGCATCAACTCGGCGATGTTCTCCGACTCCTCCTCCGGCTCGTCGTCCTCGTCGTCCTCCGGCAGCGTCGGCCTGGGCTTCGCCATCCCGGTCAACACCGTCAAGGCCGACCTCGCGACGCTGCGCGGCGGCGGGACCAACTAG
- a CDS encoding response regulator transcription factor, with protein MSPGPGSAPSAGESGEAPARILVVDDEPAVREALRRSLAFEGYDTELAADGIAALEAADTYRPDAIVLDVLMPRMDGLTTARRLRGTGVTTPILMLTARDTVGDRVTGLDAGADDYLVKPFELDELLARLRALLRRSSYAAGAGAGDPADHILAFADLRMDVTTREVTRAGRPVELTRTEYTLLELFLTHPRQVLTREQILKSVWGFDFEPSSNSLDVYVMYLRRKTEVGGMRRLVHTVRGVGYVLRAPDGGHAGGPS; from the coding sequence ATGAGCCCTGGTCCCGGCTCCGCCCCCAGCGCCGGCGAGTCCGGCGAGGCACCCGCCCGCATCCTGGTCGTGGACGACGAGCCCGCAGTGCGCGAGGCCCTGCGCCGCAGCCTGGCCTTCGAGGGCTACGACACCGAGCTGGCCGCCGACGGCATAGCGGCGCTGGAGGCGGCGGACACCTACCGCCCCGACGCGATCGTGCTCGACGTGCTGATGCCGCGGATGGATGGGCTGACCACCGCCCGCCGGCTGCGCGGCACCGGGGTCACCACGCCGATCCTCATGCTCACCGCACGGGACACCGTCGGCGACCGCGTCACCGGGCTCGACGCGGGCGCCGACGACTACCTGGTCAAGCCCTTCGAACTGGACGAGCTGCTGGCGCGGCTGCGCGCCCTGCTGCGCCGCAGCTCCTACGCCGCCGGCGCGGGCGCCGGCGACCCCGCGGACCACATCCTGGCCTTCGCCGACCTGCGGATGGACGTCACGACCCGGGAGGTCACCCGCGCCGGCCGGCCGGTGGAGCTGACCCGTACCGAATACACCCTGCTCGAACTGTTCCTCACCCACCCCCGCCAGGTCCTCACCCGCGAGCAGATCCTCAAGTCGGTGTGGGGCTTCGACTTCGAGCCCTCCTCCAACTCCCTCGACGTGTACGTGATGTACCTGCGGCGCAAGACCGAGGTCGGCGGCATGCGCCGGCTGGTCCACACCGTGCGCGGCGTCGGCTACGTGCTGCGGGCGCCGGACGGCGGTCACGCCGGCGGTCCCTCGTGA
- a CDS encoding sensor histidine kinase, with translation MSRLPLRSRLTTLTAVAVAVAVAAAALACWLITRDQLSNELDRSLRQPEVVPNQVISRTLAVEGCKQSAPSENSPDSPTQFITTNTSAQVVLPNGTHCWVQGHTDIPVGSQDTAVAARQAQDALHTVTTSSGQKLRVYTTPAEINHEPAAVSVARPLSDVTRPLTTLAWVLLAVAGIGVLGAGTAGLWIARTGLRPVDDLALAVEHIARTEDLNVRIPVDGKDEIARLGTSFNAMTSALASSRDRQQQLIADAGHELRTPLTSLRTNIELLERSEATGRAIPADDRRALLASVKAQMTELAALIGDLQELSRPDAAATLQVVPLHEITRTALERARLRGPDLTITADLAPWFVRAEASALERAIVNLLDNAVKFSPSGGRIEVRLDGGRLTVRDHGPGIPAEELPHVFERFWRSPSARSLPGSGLGLSIVARTVHQSGGTIALTPAQGGGTEATLYLPGAPTAPPDAAPEI, from the coding sequence GTGAGCCGACTGCCGCTGCGGTCCCGGCTGACCACCCTCACCGCCGTGGCGGTGGCGGTCGCGGTGGCGGCCGCCGCGCTTGCCTGCTGGCTGATCACCAGGGACCAGCTCAGCAACGAGCTGGACCGGTCGCTGCGCCAGCCCGAGGTGGTGCCGAACCAGGTCATCTCGCGCACCCTGGCCGTCGAGGGGTGCAAGCAGAGCGCGCCCAGCGAGAACAGCCCGGACAGCCCCACGCAGTTCATCACCACCAACACCTCGGCCCAGGTCGTGCTGCCCAACGGCACGCACTGCTGGGTGCAGGGCCACACCGACATCCCGGTCGGCAGCCAGGACACGGCGGTGGCGGCACGGCAGGCCCAGGACGCGCTGCACACCGTGACCACGTCCTCCGGCCAGAAGCTGCGCGTCTACACCACGCCGGCGGAGATCAACCACGAGCCGGCCGCGGTGTCGGTGGCCCGCCCGCTGAGCGACGTCACCCGGCCGCTGACCACGCTGGCCTGGGTGCTGCTCGCCGTCGCGGGGATCGGGGTGCTCGGCGCGGGCACCGCGGGCCTGTGGATCGCCAGGACCGGGCTGCGCCCGGTGGACGACCTGGCCCTGGCGGTGGAGCACATCGCACGGACCGAGGACCTCAACGTACGGATCCCGGTGGACGGCAAGGACGAGATCGCCCGGCTCGGCACCTCCTTCAACGCGATGACGTCGGCGCTGGCGTCGTCCCGGGACCGGCAGCAGCAGCTGATCGCCGACGCGGGGCACGAGCTGCGCACCCCGCTGACGTCGCTGCGGACCAACATCGAGCTGCTGGAACGCAGCGAGGCGACCGGCCGGGCCATCCCGGCGGACGACCGGCGCGCGCTGCTGGCCTCGGTGAAGGCGCAGATGACCGAGCTGGCCGCGCTCATCGGCGACCTCCAGGAGCTGTCCAGGCCGGACGCGGCGGCCACCCTCCAGGTCGTACCGCTGCACGAGATCACCCGCACCGCCCTGGAACGCGCCAGGCTGCGCGGCCCCGACCTGACCATCACCGCCGACCTGGCCCCCTGGTTCGTCCGCGCCGAGGCCTCGGCGCTGGAGCGGGCCATCGTCAACCTGCTGGACAACGCGGTGAAGTTCAGCCCGTCCGGCGGCCGGATCGAGGTGCGGCTTGACGGCGGCCGGCTGACCGTACGCGACCACGGGCCCGGCATCCCCGCCGAGGAGCTCCCGCACGTCTTCGAACGCTTCTGGCGCTCGCCCTCCGCGCGCTCGCTGCCCGGCAGCGGCCTGGGCCTGTCCATCGTGGCCCGCACCGTCCACCAGTCAGGCGGCACGATCGCGCTGACCCCGGCGCAGGGCGGCGGCACCGAGGCGACGCTGTACCTGCCGGGCGCCCCGACCGCCCCGCCGGACGCGGCTCCCGAGATCTGA